One part of the Arachidicoccus terrestris genome encodes these proteins:
- a CDS encoding DEAD/DEAH box helicase: MLPFFIKQIYSNGSEEITARGRKIFNSGRIEVAHHDTLSNTISFRVKDDMYASWYKVQVRGYKDESTLSLKCNCTYNLGELCKHEVAVLFQLQQMSDQHLLANVEVNYDQQHTTLRMNRLDLRQIRAFAATETYESAEESLRMSKPLLLESANEKVVAEITVDREVFPVIIQKNTERNFDTSCNCGSETHHPLCLHKTILLLHLVNIGGADYFDTIRNWDREKNQLLGLYGFSLEDDLSGKFEFTYKNGKPFLRVLDPNIKKVVNPNSFNPQTKIVKQEIAPEPEVLEKENGDFRVGIVIAENQHQYPFVQFIPVRGETNEAGTNFIDQIEKLDFGKTIDSEKIAEEDWNIVHTLRKISTSEVNRYLDRNSEFSGIWDNIVQQKGQPLTEDTRRLIVDYLYQKLKHLFNLSIDSYLTFYLPKGKALSSANIELANYSINYVKPHFEVAHNDGKYEVICKVDTLLGEKLITENEMGSNLLFQVENQFYLWSKAEDVITVEKFLDDGRILYDEDQWEHALFDFVIPLSKDYKVNFTNIQQEEIFDMIPESRINLKERGDYLVFDPIFIYHNHRITDEQNDQIILPQKDKLLIIHRNREAENAFFQKIHSLHSGFAVVNKNQLALKGQDVLKNNWFFLFVDSMKEMNVPVYGFETLKKYRFNTAKPTTVINLSTHTDWFDAKVDIDFNGQKISVAEIKKALNNKQQFVQLKDGTLGVLPEEWLKKYSLLFQVGETTDSSLKLNKYHFTIIDELYAQRDEKELIFHLEEKYEKIRREHVIHELEVPQHLKSILRPYQSAGYHWLNYLDTVKWGGILADDMGLGKTIQTLTYLYHLKQEKATAFSALVVCPTSLLYNWENEIRKFTPGITYFIHHGAGRNLAKIISGDSDIIITTYGTLRSDIKHFVEKRFNYVVLDESQAIKNPVSKIAKAVNLLQADNRLCLSGTPLQNNTFDIYAQMNFLNPGLLGSVEWFKQQFAIPIDKFGEKQQKEQLRKLLFPFILRRTKEQVAKDLPEKTEQVLFCEMGKHQREIYEAYRNDVRDKILGMIDQQGVQRSQLSILQGLMRLRQICDSPAIIKDENFPNHSIKIKELTKELEENLSNHKALIFSQFLGMLGLIREKLDEMGIKYQYFDGGTSVKDREVAIQNFQNDDDCRVFLISLKAGGVGLNLTAADYVYIVDPWWNPAIEQQAIDRTHRIGQTKNIFAYRMICKDSVEDKILTLQDRKRALANELIAEDSSFVKSLTKEDIEYLFS; encoded by the coding sequence TTGTTACCATTTTTTATAAAACAGATTTATAGTAACGGATCCGAAGAAATCACAGCACGCGGCCGGAAGATTTTTAATAGTGGCAGAATTGAAGTCGCTCATCACGACACATTATCCAACACGATCAGCTTCCGGGTAAAGGATGATATGTATGCCAGCTGGTATAAAGTGCAGGTTCGTGGCTATAAAGACGAATCTACTTTATCTTTAAAGTGTAACTGTACTTATAATCTGGGAGAACTCTGCAAACATGAAGTAGCGGTGCTTTTCCAGTTGCAGCAAATGTCTGATCAGCATCTGTTGGCCAACGTTGAGGTTAATTATGATCAGCAACACACGACCTTGCGCATGAACCGGTTGGATCTGAGGCAGATCCGGGCATTCGCTGCGACAGAGACCTATGAATCCGCAGAAGAATCCTTACGGATGAGCAAGCCATTATTGCTGGAAAGTGCTAATGAAAAGGTGGTCGCGGAAATCACGGTAGACAGGGAAGTATTTCCGGTCATTATACAGAAAAATACAGAAAGAAACTTTGATACAAGCTGTAACTGCGGCAGTGAAACGCATCATCCGCTTTGTCTGCATAAGACAATATTGCTTTTACACCTGGTCAACATTGGAGGCGCCGATTATTTTGACACCATACGAAACTGGGATCGGGAAAAAAATCAATTATTAGGCCTATACGGTTTCTCACTGGAAGATGATCTTTCCGGCAAATTTGAGTTTACATATAAAAACGGCAAACCCTTCTTACGCGTACTGGATCCCAATATCAAAAAGGTCGTTAACCCCAACAGCTTTAACCCGCAAACCAAGATCGTCAAACAGGAAATCGCCCCTGAACCGGAAGTACTGGAAAAAGAAAACGGCGATTTCAGGGTGGGTATTGTTATAGCCGAAAATCAGCATCAATATCCTTTTGTGCAATTCATTCCTGTAAGGGGTGAGACAAATGAAGCAGGCACCAATTTTATCGATCAGATCGAAAAGCTCGATTTTGGCAAGACCATCGATTCGGAGAAAATAGCGGAAGAAGACTGGAATATTGTTCATACACTGAGAAAAATATCGACCAGTGAGGTCAACCGCTATCTGGATCGCAATTCTGAGTTTAGCGGCATATGGGATAATATCGTTCAGCAAAAAGGTCAGCCGTTAACTGAGGATACACGCAGACTTATTGTAGATTACCTCTACCAAAAGCTGAAACATTTATTTAATCTATCTATTGACAGTTACCTGACGTTTTATCTTCCGAAAGGCAAAGCGTTGTCTTCTGCCAATATAGAACTGGCCAATTACTCTATCAATTATGTCAAACCCCATTTCGAAGTGGCCCATAATGACGGAAAATACGAGGTCATCTGTAAGGTCGATACCCTGCTCGGCGAGAAGCTGATCACAGAAAACGAAATGGGCTCCAATTTGTTATTCCAGGTAGAGAACCAGTTTTATCTGTGGAGTAAGGCCGAAGACGTTATTACCGTGGAAAAATTCCTGGATGACGGCCGCATCCTATATGATGAAGACCAGTGGGAGCATGCGCTATTTGACTTTGTCATACCCTTATCAAAAGACTACAAAGTTAATTTCACGAATATCCAGCAGGAAGAGATTTTCGATATGATTCCTGAATCCAGGATCAACTTAAAGGAAAGGGGCGATTATCTGGTATTCGACCCTATATTCATTTATCATAATCACCGCATTACAGATGAGCAGAATGATCAGATCATTTTGCCACAGAAAGATAAATTACTGATCATCCACCGTAACCGTGAGGCTGAAAACGCGTTCTTTCAAAAAATACATAGTCTGCATTCAGGTTTTGCGGTCGTTAATAAAAACCAACTGGCCCTGAAAGGGCAGGACGTATTAAAAAATAACTGGTTTTTTCTCTTCGTAGACAGTATGAAGGAAATGAACGTACCCGTCTATGGTTTTGAAACCCTGAAAAAGTACCGGTTTAACACGGCTAAGCCGACGACCGTTATTAATCTCAGCACCCATACAGACTGGTTTGATGCAAAGGTGGATATCGATTTTAACGGGCAGAAGATCTCGGTCGCCGAGATCAAGAAAGCCCTGAATAATAAACAGCAATTTGTACAGCTGAAGGATGGCACGCTAGGCGTCTTACCGGAAGAGTGGCTCAAAAAATACAGTCTTTTATTTCAGGTGGGTGAAACAACGGATTCCTCACTAAAACTAAATAAATATCATTTTACCATCATCGATGAGCTGTACGCTCAAAGAGATGAAAAAGAACTGATTTTCCACCTGGAGGAGAAATATGAGAAGATACGCAGGGAACACGTCATTCATGAGCTCGAAGTTCCTCAGCATCTAAAATCTATTCTACGCCCCTATCAGTCTGCAGGCTATCACTGGCTGAACTACCTGGATACCGTAAAATGGGGCGGTATACTGGCCGATGATATGGGTCTTGGTAAGACCATCCAGACGCTGACCTATCTTTATCATTTAAAGCAGGAGAAAGCTACTGCGTTCTCTGCTTTAGTCGTTTGCCCCACTTCTCTGCTGTACAACTGGGAAAACGAGATCCGTAAATTCACGCCTGGCATTACGTACTTTATCCATCACGGTGCAGGACGTAATCTGGCGAAGATCATATCCGGTGATTCAGATATTATTATTACTACCTACGGTACACTTCGTAGCGATATCAAGCATTTTGTCGAGAAGCGTTTCAATTATGTTGTGTTGGATGAAAGCCAGGCGATCAAGAATCCGGTGAGTAAAATCGCCAAAGCCGTTAACCTGTTGCAGGCTGACAACCGGCTTTGCCTGAGCGGTACTCCCCTACAGAACAATACATTTGATATCTATGCACAGATGAACTTCCTGAATCCCGGGCTTTTAGGCAGTGTGGAATGGTTCAAGCAACAGTTTGCCATTCCTATTGATAAGTTCGGAGAAAAACAGCAAAAAGAACAGCTCAGGAAGCTGCTTTTCCCATTTATCCTGCGCAGGACAAAAGAACAGGTAGCAAAGGACCTTCCGGAAAAAACTGAACAGGTACTTTTCTGTGAAATGGGTAAACACCAACGGGAAATATATGAAGCCTATCGCAATGATGTCAGGGATAAAATATTGGGAATGATCGATCAACAGGGCGTACAACGCTCCCAGTTATCTATTTTGCAGGGCCTTATGCGACTGCGTCAGATCTGTGACAGCCCTGCCATTATAAAAGACGAGAACTTTCCGAATCACTCCATCAAGATCAAGGAGCTGACCAAAGAACTGGAAGAGAACCTCAGTAATCATAAGGCACTTATCTTCTCACAATTTTTGGGCATGTTGGGTCTTATCCGGGAAAAGCTGGATGAGATGGGCATTAAATACCAGTATTTTGATGGCGGCACCTCAGTAAAAGACCGGGAAGTGGCGATTCAAAACTTCCAGAATGACGATGATTGCCGCGTATTTCTAATCTCCCTGAAAGCCGGTGGCGTGGGTCTGAACCTGACCGCTGCTGACTATGTCTATATCGTTGATCCCTGGTGGAATCCAGCAATCGAGCAACAGGCCATTGACCGTACCCATCGTATCGGTCAGACCAAAAACATATTCGCTTACCGGATGATCTGTAAGGACAGCGTGGAAGACAAGATTTTGACATTGCAGGATCGTAAAAGGGCCCTCGCCAATGAGTTAATTGCAGAGGATAGTTCCTTTGTCAAGAGCCTGACCAAAGAAGATATTGAATATTTATTCAGTTAG
- a CDS encoding inorganic diphosphatase, with protein MIKTTQVLHPWHGVETGKNAPEFVNCIVEIPQGSRSKYEIDKASGLLKLDRVIYSSFHYPANYGFIPQTYGDDKDPLDILIISSMTIQPMCIVEAKVIGVMQMLDGGEGDDKIIGVAANDPAINYYENIEELPKHFFNELRHFFEQYKVLEKKTVKVEEFGNKQQALNIIKEAMVSYNKLFTEEK; from the coding sequence ATGATTAAAACTACGCAGGTTTTGCATCCCTGGCATGGCGTTGAGACTGGCAAAAATGCACCGGAATTCGTGAATTGTATTGTAGAAATCCCTCAGGGATCCCGTTCCAAATATGAAATCGACAAAGCCAGCGGCCTGCTGAAACTGGACAGAGTCATCTATTCATCCTTCCACTACCCTGCCAATTATGGCTTTATCCCCCAGACATACGGCGATGATAAAGACCCCCTGGACATTTTGATTATCTCCAGCATGACCATTCAACCCATGTGTATTGTCGAAGCCAAGGTTATTGGCGTTATGCAGATGCTGGATGGCGGAGAAGGAGATGACAAGATCATCGGTGTAGCAGCCAATGATCCTGCCATCAACTATTATGAAAATATCGAAGAACTGCCTAAACATTTTTTCAACGAATTACGTCACTTCTTCGAGCAATATAAAGTACTGGAAAAGAAGACTGTTAAAGTCGAAGAGTTCGGCAACAAACAACAGGCCCTGAATATTATTAAAGAAGCAATGGTCTCTTACAACAAACTGTTTACAGAAGAAAAATAG